In one window of Romboutsia hominis DNA:
- the mtaB gene encoding tRNA (N(6)-L-threonylcarbamoyladenosine(37)-C(2))-methylthiotransferase MtaB, which yields MKKVAFYTLGCKVNQYETEAMLEMFKKDGYVQVESEDYADVYVINTCTVTHMSDRKSRQYIRRMKKKNPDAIIAVVGCYSQVSPEEILEIEEVNLVMGTNERRQIVEEIKKLDASQKASTVDDIMKVRAFEEIEINQTNGKTRAFMKIQDGCDRFCSYCIIPYARGGKVRSRDLESIVNEANKLADKGYKEIVLTGIHVASYGKDVTDANMNLLTVIKAIDEIENIERIRLSSVEPVLFTEEFVEEVSKMDKVCPHYHLSLQSGCDETLKRMNRRYTTKEYKEIVDRLRAHIPDVAITTDIIVGFPGETNAEFSVTNKFLEEIELSQMHVFKYSPRKGTPAATMENQIDPQMKQLRSDKLIALGHTNFKKFASKYEGKEVEVLFEHRMKDNKFEGLTTNYIRVIVDSEKDIQGQILKVKITKVNDEFVEGILV from the coding sequence GTGAAAAAAGTAGCATTTTACACATTAGGTTGTAAAGTAAATCAATACGAAACAGAAGCTATGCTTGAAATGTTCAAAAAAGATGGATATGTTCAAGTTGAAAGCGAAGACTATGCAGATGTTTATGTTATAAACACTTGTACAGTAACACATATGAGTGATAGAAAATCACGTCAATATATAAGAAGAATGAAAAAGAAAAATCCAGACGCAATAATAGCAGTTGTTGGATGCTATTCTCAAGTATCACCAGAAGAAATACTTGAGATAGAAGAAGTAAACTTAGTAATGGGTACTAACGAAAGAAGACAAATAGTTGAAGAAATTAAAAAACTAGATGCATCTCAAAAAGCTAGTACAGTAGATGATATAATGAAGGTAAGAGCCTTTGAAGAAATAGAAATAAATCAAACAAACGGAAAAACTAGAGCATTTATGAAAATACAAGATGGATGCGATAGATTTTGTTCCTACTGTATAATACCTTATGCTAGAGGTGGAAAAGTAAGAAGTAGAGATTTAGAAAGTATAGTAAATGAAGCTAACAAATTAGCAGATAAAGGATACAAAGAAATAGTTCTAACAGGTATACATGTTGCATCTTATGGAAAAGATGTAACAGATGCTAATATGAATTTATTAACTGTTATAAAAGCAATAGATGAAATAGAAAACATAGAAAGAATAAGATTAAGTTCAGTTGAACCAGTATTATTCACAGAAGAGTTTGTTGAAGAAGTTTCTAAAATGGACAAAGTGTGTCCTCACTATCATTTATCATTACAAAGTGGATGTGACGAAACACTAAAGAGAATGAATAGAAGATATACAACTAAAGAATACAAAGAAATAGTTGATAGATTAAGAGCACATATACCTGATGTTGCAATAACAACAGATATTATAGTAGGTTTCCCAGGGGAAACTAATGCAGAATTTAGTGTAACAAATAAATTCTTAGAAGAAATAGAACTTTCACAAATGCATGTATTTAAATATTCACCAAGAAAAGGGACACCAGCTGCAACTATGGAAAATCAAATAGATCCTCAAATGAAGCAGTTAAGAAGTGATAAGCTTATAGCTTTAGGTCATACAAACTTTAAAAAGTTTGCATCAAAATATGAAGGTAAAGAAGTAGAAGTACTATTTGAACATAGAATGAAGGATAATAAATTTGAAGGATTAACAACTAATTATATAAGAGTTATAGTTGATAGTGAAAAAGATATACAAGGTCAAATACTTAAAGTTAAGATAACTAAGGTTAATGATGAATTTGTAGAAGGAATTTTAGTATAA